One part of the Salmo salar chromosome ssa10, Ssal_v3.1, whole genome shotgun sequence genome encodes these proteins:
- the fth1b gene encoding ferritin, heavy polypeptide 1b (The RefSeq protein has 3 substitutions compared to this genomic sequence) yields the protein MTSQVRQNFHQECEAAINRQINLELYASYVYLSMGYYFDRDDKSLPNFSKFFLTQPKEEKEHAEKLMSQQNQRGGRIFLQDIKKPDRDEWGSGLEALECALQLEKSVNQSLLDLHKVAAGQNDPHMCDFIETHYLDEQVKSIKELSDWITNLRRMGAPQNGMAEYLFDKHTLGNE from the exons ATGACATCCCAGGTGCGACAGAACTTCCACCAGGAATGTGAGGCTGCCATCAACAGGCAGATCAACCTGGAACTGTATGCTTCTTATGTATACCTGTCTATG GGCTACTACTTTGACAGAGACGATAAATCCCTGCCCAACTTTTCCAAGTTCTTCCTGACTCAGTCCAAGGAGGAGAAAGAGCATGCTGAGAAACTGATGAGTCAACAGAATCAGAGAGGAGGACGCATCTTTCTCCAGGACATCAGG AAACCTGACAGAGATGAGTGGGGTAGTGGGTTGGAGGCCTTGGAGTGTGCCCTACAGCTGGAGAAGAGTGTCAACCAGTCCCTACTGGACCTGCACAAAGTAGCCGCAGAGCAGAATGACCCTCAC ATGTGTGACTTCATAGAGACCCACTATCTGGATGAGCAGGTCAAGTCTATCAAGGAGCTGAGTGACTGGATCACCAACCTGCGGCGTATGGGTGCCCCTCAGAACGGCATGGCAGAGTACCTCTTCGACAAACACACCCTGGGGAACGAGTAG